The following coding sequences are from one Psychrobacter sp. AH5 window:
- the truA gene encoding tRNA pseudouridine(38-40) synthase TruA, with the protein MTDSLLAAKQKQSTPKPTYTLAIAIEFLGTNYYGWQRQKEVLGVQQVLEDAISKVADETVEVIAAGRTDSGVHASNMMAHFVTQAYRPTLNWLRGINSLLPDDIALRWIQPMPDDFHARFKAIARRYRYITLNQATRPAILNHQVTHIREPLDLTAMQKAAAHIVGTHDFTSFRAAACQSNQPIRKVSHAKLFAHGAFIVFDIQADGFLHHMVRNLMGTLLAIGRHERQPDDFLHILAQKDRTIAPPTASGDGLYFIKAYYPEVYESLLPKEPLTPVWLNLPD; encoded by the coding sequence ATGACTGATTCTTTATTAGCTGCTAAGCAAAAACAATCCACCCCTAAGCCAACTTATACTTTAGCCATCGCTATTGAGTTTTTGGGAACTAATTATTACGGTTGGCAACGACAAAAAGAGGTTTTGGGTGTTCAGCAAGTGCTAGAAGACGCTATCAGCAAAGTGGCAGATGAGACGGTAGAAGTCATCGCTGCAGGGCGTACAGACTCTGGGGTACACGCTAGTAATATGATGGCGCATTTTGTTACTCAGGCGTACCGACCGACCCTAAATTGGCTCAGAGGTATTAACAGCTTATTGCCTGATGATATCGCGCTGCGCTGGATACAACCGATGCCTGATGATTTTCATGCTCGCTTTAAGGCGATTGCTCGGCGCTATCGCTATATCACTCTTAATCAAGCTACGCGTCCGGCTATTCTCAATCATCAAGTGACTCATATTCGTGAGCCTTTGGATTTGACCGCGATGCAAAAGGCCGCCGCTCATATAGTTGGCACTCATGATTTTACGAGCTTTCGCGCCGCTGCTTGTCAGTCTAATCAGCCCATACGTAAAGTAAGCCACGCCAAGCTTTTCGCCCATGGTGCTTTTATTGTTTTTGATATCCAAGCCGATGGTTTTTTGCATCATATGGTGCGTAACTTGATGGGGACGCTATTGGCTATTGGGCGTCATGAGCGACAGCCTGATGACTTTTTGCATATTTTGGCTCAAAAAGATCGAACTATCGCGCCGCCTACCGCTTCAGGTGACGGGTTATACTTTATTAAGGCTTATTATCCTGAGGTTTACGAGTCGCTACTACCGAAAGAGCCTTTAACCCCGGTTTGGCTCAATTTGCCGGATTAG
- a CDS encoding FimV/HubP family polar landmark protein, with protein MDNMLYIVAGLVIILLIAVLILRRQKAQPPARAIGETSEKRVKHTPAPEDTVNSSAAATKFDSLTIAERFLDQQRYDKAIEALERGLIKKPHDASLSLKLLNIYALTKQSDNFYRTYDAISAHSDAATIAQANELKSLIDQEHTQTTQILARTDKEKSADKPNANKEGYEALDFDVSTLPDEVHSHLQSSVHDSSSQPAISADLSSVELEHSLQADSDEHSFINESLSADASATSQPVDNSFDLTLDDLENETAQSEADDFDIFAADGFDETINPGPIDHSLNELSLDDVSFDSDDSLTVNDGLENQPLALEDTSLAFEPDTNSFVTTENISDDFALSFDEPTTASSPVESNKPTFEQKHTPAKSAFEKDFEEDFVLDFDDLAAQSGFDTPTDDKALASDETALPSDSSDFDFELDLEEEDSEPSPDVDQIADNDVLLFDDNTPIDDDFGLIDDISLADDLVADNTVSADAPVTADEPKATTDFASQFAADFDFVNDLDNNQVTLDLAAKYLELGEYDSAKRLLNEVVHQGNSEQQSQAQALLQRTA; from the coding sequence ATGGATAATATGCTATATATCGTTGCAGGATTAGTTATCATTTTACTAATAGCGGTGCTGATACTGCGTAGGCAAAAAGCGCAACCACCAGCTAGAGCTATCGGTGAGACCAGCGAAAAGCGAGTCAAGCATACGCCTGCTCCTGAGGATACTGTTAACAGTTCTGCAGCGGCTACTAAATTTGATAGTCTAACCATAGCAGAGCGCTTCTTAGATCAGCAGCGCTATGATAAAGCTATCGAGGCATTGGAGCGTGGATTGATTAAAAAACCGCATGATGCTAGCTTATCTCTCAAGCTGCTCAATATCTATGCGCTTACTAAGCAATCAGATAACTTTTATAGAACTTATGACGCTATTAGCGCTCATAGTGATGCCGCTACTATCGCTCAAGCTAATGAGCTAAAGTCGCTCATAGACCAAGAGCATACTCAAACTACTCAGATATTGGCCCGTACTGATAAAGAAAAGAGCGCTGATAAGCCTAATGCCAATAAAGAGGGTTATGAAGCTCTAGATTTCGATGTATCAACCTTGCCAGATGAGGTACATAGCCACCTTCAAAGTAGTGTTCATGACTCTAGTTCACAGCCAGCCATAAGCGCGGATCTTAGCTCAGTAGAGCTCGAACACTCCTTACAAGCTGACTCTGATGAGCATTCTTTTATTAATGAGTCTCTGAGCGCCGATGCCTCAGCTACGTCTCAGCCAGTAGATAATAGCTTTGATCTCACACTTGATGACTTAGAGAATGAGACAGCACAGAGTGAGGCTGACGATTTTGATATTTTTGCAGCTGATGGTTTTGATGAGACTATTAATCCCGGCCCTATTGATCATTCCTTAAATGAGTTGAGTCTGGACGATGTTAGCTTTGACAGCGATGACTCTTTGACGGTAAATGATGGCTTAGAAAATCAGCCCTTGGCGCTAGAGGATACTTCTTTAGCTTTTGAGCCTGATACTAACAGCTTTGTAACTACTGAAAATATTAGTGACGACTTTGCTCTGAGTTTTGATGAGCCAACCACTGCCAGCTCTCCTGTAGAGTCTAATAAACCAACCTTTGAGCAAAAACACACACCAGCTAAAAGCGCTTTTGAAAAAGACTTCGAAGAAGATTTTGTGCTCGACTTTGATGACTTAGCGGCTCAGAGTGGTTTTGATACTCCTACCGATGATAAAGCTTTAGCTAGTGATGAGACAGCTCTGCCGAGCGACTCATCTGACTTTGATTTTGAACTAGATTTGGAAGAGGAAGATAGCGAGCCAAGTCCTGATGTAGACCAAATCGCTGATAATGATGTTTTATTGTTCGATGACAATACGCCTATCGATGATGACTTTGGTTTGATTGATGACATCAGCTTAGCTGACGATCTTGTAGCAGATAACACAGTGAGCGCTGATGCGCCTGTGACAGCTGACGAACCAAAGGCTACCACAGATTTTGCCAGCCAGTTTGCCGCTGATTTTGACTTCGTTAACGACTTAGATAATAATCAAGTGACGCTAGACCTAGCCGCTAAGTATTTAGAATTAGGGGAATACGATAGCGCCAAACGCTTATTGAATGAGGTAGTTCATCAAGGCAACAGTGAGCAACAATCCCAAGCGCAAGCACTGTTACAGCGTACCGCTTAG
- a CDS encoding PIG-L deacetylase family protein — protein sequence MAVITLSNEVLDDKVEQNSHPIVGDRIIKGQGTSQKAWQNWAGLQNMARLDVATRFPAQQRVCLFAPHPDDEILGCGGLLQQLAANGNDILLVHVTNGTQSHPHSQIYSQDKLNIIRPQESLAALKVLGVEQQVTTIHLDLSDGEVFNQQAKLHNKLTTIIQPNDILVTPFIHDGHPDHEATGQVVAAFARQQQLACYQVLIWAWHWAEPADSRIPWQHAVRVTLDTQQLQRKTAAITCFKSQIESDESTGNPPILSAQTIARISQPWEVYLYEPNA from the coding sequence ATGGCAGTTATAACTTTGAGTAATGAGGTTTTAGATGATAAGGTGGAACAAAATAGCCACCCGATCGTTGGTGACCGTATCATTAAAGGGCAAGGCACCAGTCAAAAGGCTTGGCAGAATTGGGCAGGACTACAAAATATGGCGCGGTTAGATGTCGCTACTCGCTTCCCTGCACAGCAGCGAGTGTGTCTTTTTGCGCCGCATCCTGACGATGAAATATTAGGTTGCGGCGGTCTACTACAGCAGCTGGCGGCTAATGGTAATGATATTTTGCTGGTTCACGTCACCAACGGCACCCAAAGTCATCCCCACTCACAAATTTATTCTCAAGATAAGCTCAACATTATCCGCCCACAAGAGAGTCTAGCAGCGCTAAAGGTGCTAGGCGTGGAGCAGCAGGTCACAACTATCCACTTAGATTTGAGCGATGGCGAGGTATTCAATCAGCAGGCAAAGCTGCATAACAAACTGACCACTATCATTCAGCCGAATGATATTTTGGTGACGCCCTTTATACACGACGGTCATCCTGATCACGAAGCGACGGGGCAAGTCGTCGCTGCATTTGCTAGACAACAGCAATTGGCTTGTTATCAGGTATTGATCTGGGCATGGCACTGGGCTGAGCCTGCTGACAGCCGTATTCCTTGGCAGCATGCTGTTAGAGTAACTTTAGATACGCAGCAATTACAGCGTAAAACCGCGGCGATTACTTGTTTTAAAAGCCAAATCGAGAGCGATGAGAGTACCGGCAATCCACCTATTTTATCCGCGCAAACTATCGCTAGAATCAGCCAACCTTGGGAGGTGTATCTATATGAGCCAAATGCCTAA
- a CDS encoding asparaginase, with product MASPSSLSASLSQPIQLIYAGGTFGSYGRPLAPLAADVFLPTLQQLLTGHDDAAFLPAIAWLDNTLIKDSSQLTPSDFVHFYTLLLSAYASGKRQFVLITGTDTLSYLGAFLAEAFAGSDICIIVTGSMRPLLDSEDLHSYKVDSHSDAWDNLRGSLRLAAGGQSGVKICFGGESWPAQTVQKIHSHDFMAFTGHSRAAYPDNSYIDKLAETRRQHWLDDQQSFLSALQARREQAIVHALYCLPNDADVLSTQLQALLSKPPCGIILLGFGSGNVPYSPLLAETLQAAYKQGHMVVCASQCAFGGVSDSYAAGSWQYNYQVIAGGRLTIAAIYARLLWLLLRYDTPARRRQRWTYTVNQASTSTSRSR from the coding sequence ATGGCCTCACCTTCCTCTTTATCAGCCTCACTCTCGCAGCCTATACAGCTGATTTATGCGGGCGGTACTTTTGGTAGCTATGGACGACCCTTAGCGCCTTTAGCGGCTGATGTCTTCTTACCTACTTTGCAGCAGCTTCTTACTGGTCATGATGACGCGGCTTTTTTGCCTGCTATTGCTTGGCTGGACAATACGCTGATCAAAGACAGTAGTCAGCTGACGCCCAGCGACTTTGTGCACTTTTATACACTGCTGCTGTCTGCCTACGCTTCAGGTAAGCGCCAGTTTGTACTAATTACTGGTACTGATACCTTAAGCTATTTGGGTGCGTTTTTGGCAGAAGCTTTTGCCGGCTCCGATATTTGTATTATCGTCACTGGTAGTATGCGCCCCTTACTCGATAGTGAAGATCTGCACTCTTATAAGGTCGATAGTCATAGCGATGCTTGGGATAATTTGCGCGGATCTTTGCGCTTAGCAGCAGGCGGACAGTCTGGAGTAAAGATATGTTTTGGCGGCGAGTCATGGCCGGCGCAGACGGTACAAAAAATTCACAGTCATGACTTTATGGCCTTTACTGGGCACTCTCGCGCCGCCTACCCTGATAATAGCTATATAGATAAACTGGCAGAGACTCGCCGGCAGCACTGGCTTGATGATCAACAAAGCTTTTTATCAGCGCTGCAAGCTCGCCGTGAGCAAGCTATCGTCCATGCTTTATATTGTCTACCTAATGATGCTGACGTGCTCAGCACACAGCTACAAGCGCTACTCTCAAAGCCTCCTTGCGGTATCATATTGTTAGGATTTGGCAGTGGCAATGTGCCTTATTCGCCACTGCTTGCCGAGACACTACAAGCCGCTTATAAGCAAGGTCATATGGTAGTTTGCGCTAGTCAATGTGCGTTTGGCGGAGTCAGCGACAGTTATGCCGCTGGTAGTTGGCAATATAATTATCAAGTCATCGCAGGTGGTCGCCTAACTATTGCTGCTATCTATGCGCGTCTTTTATGGCTACTATTACGCTATGATACTCCCGCTCGTAGGCGTCAACGCTGGACGTATACCGTCAATCAAGCAAGCACCTCCACTAGTCGTAGCCGTTAG
- a CDS encoding peptigoglycan-binding protein LysM yields the protein MTWHLSHRPTQLYYAVSAAMLCAMGAVVTLPSAAAATLGKTTITSSQHEPLVAIISVSDIETADFSASLASPVLYQQLGLSPTDSMSVSFVPTSATTGQVVISTSQPVSKPFADVVLAINDKGKRNVIPKTLLMPLSTSVPIKPQNRVIATAIKPNLPVISSTNAKPLAVKRGTPPPLFEQSLPQTASLASNRLKSNLSQNLPTMSVDSAPNLPFAQTAITQTTTAPRTNQSSSSISNNRLATGHNAAAVDTSTLTTSTLTIAATNRVTSRADDERSNNINQSALATNAAVVPSAPANTTNKGLADTPSVDIAASSAADRQQSLLNQNQLQSSAENHKALNTPPANKDFLNNASTLDNDTLNIEVTRQITVHNSPINKVDSTKSPTLALKFDDSIALLSAAKLSAANSERVKSEAAATQKANSLAKESTADSQPALTSSAANDVKTTNPAASNIEADDSLLQSTQEQSVTYTVQRNDNLWIISQQIAKQNNLDISVVMRQIKAQNPDAFINQDAGQLKANAQLSLPNYEVVPSQSSIQAAIAAQRERSLQRKDAMAKTKRQSKLETLDKAESATAKATTKPSKPANKATTTQTLPQARFSVVAPGGKGEADGTQTKATTATGSGLDTNILASLKSSRKSTATQAQRVISTSNTLGSYTQKLQLQNQKLAELEERLKKLRNQ from the coding sequence ATGACTTGGCACTTATCTCATCGACCTACTCAGCTGTACTACGCAGTATCTGCAGCTATGTTATGTGCTATGGGCGCTGTAGTAACACTACCAAGCGCTGCCGCGGCGACGCTTGGTAAAACGACTATTACCTCATCGCAGCATGAGCCCCTAGTTGCTATTATCAGTGTTTCTGATATTGAGACCGCAGACTTCTCTGCAAGCTTAGCTAGTCCTGTGCTCTATCAGCAATTAGGCTTGTCGCCAACGGACTCTATGTCAGTGAGTTTTGTGCCTACCTCGGCAACTACCGGTCAAGTGGTAATCAGTACCTCGCAGCCTGTCTCCAAGCCCTTTGCCGATGTAGTGCTCGCTATCAATGATAAAGGCAAGCGTAATGTCATTCCAAAGACCTTGCTGATGCCGCTTAGTACTAGTGTGCCTATCAAACCACAAAATCGAGTAATAGCCACTGCCATCAAACCAAACTTACCGGTCATATCGTCTACTAATGCCAAACCTTTAGCGGTTAAACGCGGTACTCCGCCGCCTTTATTTGAACAAAGCTTACCGCAAACCGCCTCTTTAGCTAGCAACCGTTTAAAGTCAAACCTTAGTCAAAATCTGCCAACTATGAGCGTAGATAGCGCTCCGAATTTGCCATTTGCACAAACGGCTATTACTCAAACCACTACAGCGCCGCGCACTAACCAAAGTAGCAGTAGCATAAGTAATAACCGCTTAGCTACCGGTCATAATGCAGCAGCAGTCGACACTAGCACTCTGACTACTAGCACTCTAACTATAGCAGCGACTAATCGCGTTACTAGCCGGGCTGATGATGAGCGCTCAAACAACATTAACCAAAGTGCGCTAGCTACTAACGCCGCGGTTGTGCCGTCCGCGCCAGCTAATACTACTAATAAAGGTTTAGCAGACACTCCAAGTGTTGATATTGCGGCAAGCTCAGCGGCTGATAGACAACAAAGCCTGCTTAATCAAAATCAGCTGCAAAGTAGCGCCGAAAACCACAAAGCTTTAAATACGCCTCCTGCAAACAAGGACTTTTTAAATAACGCTAGCACTTTAGATAATGACACTTTAAACATAGAAGTGACTCGGCAAATCACTGTCCACAATAGCCCTATCAATAAAGTCGATAGCACAAAGAGCCCTACTCTAGCGCTAAAATTTGATGACAGTATTGCTTTATTAAGTGCTGCCAAATTAAGTGCTGCCAACAGCGAGAGAGTAAAGAGCGAAGCGGCAGCTACTCAAAAAGCTAATAGCCTAGCCAAAGAGTCAACAGCTGATTCACAGCCAGCTTTGACTAGTAGTGCAGCTAATGATGTCAAAACTACTAATCCAGCAGCTAGTAACATAGAAGCGGATGATAGTTTATTACAAAGTACCCAAGAACAAAGCGTGACTTACACCGTGCAGCGTAATGATAATTTATGGATTATCTCGCAGCAAATCGCTAAACAAAACAATCTAGATATCTCAGTAGTAATGCGGCAGATAAAGGCTCAAAATCCAGATGCTTTTATTAATCAAGACGCCGGTCAGCTCAAAGCCAATGCGCAGTTGAGTCTACCAAACTATGAAGTCGTGCCTTCACAAAGTAGTATACAGGCAGCGATAGCAGCGCAGCGTGAGCGCTCTTTACAACGCAAAGACGCTATGGCTAAAACTAAACGCCAATCCAAATTAGAGACTTTAGATAAAGCAGAATCAGCCACAGCAAAAGCTACTACCAAACCCTCAAAGCCGGCTAATAAAGCAACAACCACCCAGACCTTACCGCAAGCGCGGTTTTCAGTTGTAGCGCCGGGTGGTAAGGGCGAAGCGGATGGCACCCAAACGAAGGCAACCACAGCGACTGGCAGTGGTTTAGATACTAATATCTTAGCATCGCTAAAGTCATCTCGTAAAAGCACTGCCACCCAAGCACAGCGAGTCATATCTACCAGCAATACTTTGGGTAGCTATACACAAAAATTACAATTACAAAACCAAAAACTAGCTGAGCTTGAAGAACGTCTAAAAAAATTACGCAATCAATAA
- the queA gene encoding tRNA preQ1(34) S-adenosylmethionine ribosyltransferase-isomerase QueA, with the protein MAPNHAPVDETNTDAYLSVDNYLSVDDYDYELPDSLIARYPLEERSASKLLYLPASLNNKPSKPIDHLFTDLPSLLNTGDLIVFNDTKVMKARLFGQKDTGGKVEVLIERLVQHEDMTADKLEPWREQAATYPHLALCHIKASKAPKIGQQLSFAGAQMNALMIGREDNLFILAFAAPLLPDLERYGELPIPPYFERHADATDNTRYQTVFHDPAKLASVAAPTASLHFDEKVLAMLADKGINTAFVTLHVGAGTFAPVKADNLLEHKMHSEYAHLPQATADLINQTHANGKQVIAVGTTVTRVLESAYQQTAIDGQPLASWSGDTEIFIYPGFKFGVIDRLLTNFHLPKSTLLMLVAAFAGKSTIEQAYQHAIEQQYRFFSYGDAMLLDKAYQ; encoded by the coding sequence ATGGCTCCTAACCACGCACCTGTCGATGAGACAAATACAGACGCCTATTTAAGTGTTGATAACTATTTAAGCGTTGACGATTATGATTATGAGTTGCCTGATTCTCTTATTGCCCGTTATCCGCTTGAGGAGCGCTCAGCCTCCAAGCTACTGTACTTGCCAGCAAGCTTAAATAATAAACCATCTAAGCCTATCGATCATTTATTTACTGATTTACCCTCGCTGCTCAATACAGGCGATTTGATTGTATTTAATGATACCAAGGTGATGAAGGCACGCTTATTTGGACAAAAAGACACCGGCGGTAAAGTTGAGGTTTTAATCGAGCGCTTAGTGCAGCACGAGGATATGACGGCTGACAAGCTTGAGCCTTGGCGCGAGCAAGCAGCGACTTATCCGCATCTAGCGCTATGCCATATCAAGGCCAGTAAAGCGCCAAAAATAGGACAGCAGCTCTCCTTTGCCGGCGCGCAAATGAACGCGCTGATGATAGGTCGTGAAGACAATTTATTTATATTAGCGTTTGCCGCGCCCCTCTTGCCAGACTTAGAGCGCTATGGCGAGCTGCCGATACCGCCTTATTTTGAGCGGCATGCTGATGCAACTGACAACACTCGCTATCAGACCGTTTTTCATGATCCGGCAAAACTTGCTAGCGTCGCTGCTCCTACGGCAAGTCTGCATTTCGATGAAAAAGTATTGGCTATGCTCGCGGACAAAGGCATCAATACTGCTTTTGTGACGTTGCATGTCGGCGCTGGAACCTTTGCCCCGGTTAAAGCGGACAACTTGCTTGAGCATAAGATGCATAGCGAATACGCGCATCTACCGCAAGCGACCGCCGATCTGATCAATCAAACCCATGCTAATGGCAAGCAAGTGATCGCTGTCGGCACCACCGTGACTCGAGTGCTTGAGAGCGCTTATCAGCAGACTGCAATCGATGGACAGCCGCTAGCGAGTTGGTCTGGCGATACTGAGATTTTTATTTATCCAGGCTTTAAATTTGGGGTAATTGATCGTTTATTGACTAATTTTCATTTGCCAAAATCGACCTTATTAATGCTAGTAGCAGCCTTTGCTGGCAAGTCTACGATTGAGCAAGCTTATCAGCACGCTATTGAGCAGCAGTATCGGTTTTTTAGTTATGGCGATGCGATGCTTTTGGATAAAGCTTATCAATAA
- a CDS encoding glycosyltransferase family 2 protein: MRANKPGNDIDKATTIAIVIPAHNEASTIRACLTSVQLAIEQLPSTISAYPLIVLDSCTDETLSLVKSAKVEYLSCDYRCVGRVRDLGCRHAIAGGATWLACTDADSIVAVDWLTQQMAYLKQQPTAMICGVVNVDNWAHLSTQTQQAYEAHYQDTMGHRHIHGANLSFSSEAYVAVGGFVPLACHEDVELVQNFQSQGYPITWSNKVRVTTSSRLQARATEGFAAFLANLENNHL, encoded by the coding sequence ATGAGAGCCAATAAACCCGGCAATGATATCGACAAGGCTACCACCATCGCCATTGTGATTCCGGCGCATAACGAGGCGTCGACTATTAGGGCTTGTCTAACGTCGGTGCAGCTCGCTATTGAGCAATTGCCCTCGACTATCAGCGCTTACCCTTTAATAGTCCTTGACAGCTGTACCGATGAGACACTGAGTTTAGTCAAGAGCGCCAAGGTTGAATATTTGAGCTGTGATTACCGCTGCGTGGGACGGGTGCGAGACTTAGGGTGTCGTCATGCTATCGCAGGCGGCGCTACTTGGCTTGCCTGCACCGATGCGGACTCGATAGTCGCTGTAGATTGGCTCACGCAGCAAATGGCTTATCTTAAGCAGCAGCCGACTGCAATGATTTGCGGGGTGGTAAACGTTGATAATTGGGCGCATTTGAGCACTCAGACCCAGCAAGCTTATGAGGCTCATTATCAAGACACTATGGGTCATCGTCATATTCATGGCGCTAACCTTAGCTTTAGTAGTGAGGCCTATGTTGCCGTTGGCGGCTTTGTGCCGCTAGCTTGTCATGAAGATGTTGAGCTGGTGCAAAATTTTCAAAGCCAAGGCTACCCTATCACTTGGAGTAATAAGGTGCGAGTAACCACCAGTAGCCGCTTGCAAGCAAGGGCTACAGAAGGGTTTGCAGCCTTTTTGGCAAATTTAGAAAATAACCATTTATAG
- the infA gene encoding translation initiation factor IF-1, giving the protein MAKKDDIIEFEGEVIDTLPNTLFKVRLENGHEIIAHISGKMRKHYIRILTGDKVKVEMTPYDLTKGRITYRGKN; this is encoded by the coding sequence ATGGCTAAAAAAGACGATATTATTGAGTTTGAAGGCGAAGTCATCGATACCTTGCCAAATACTCTATTCAAAGTTCGTTTAGAGAACGGACACGAAATCATTGCGCATATCTCAGGTAAAATGCGTAAGCATTACATTCGTATTTTGACTGGGGATAAAGTCAAGGTCGAGATGACTCCTTATGACTTAACTAAAGGTCGTATCACTTACCGCGGTAAAAACTAA
- the dinB gene encoding DNA polymerase IV, whose product MTAASSPSQRKIIHLDMDAFYASVEQRDFPELRGRPLVVGGDPSGRGVVAAASYEVRKFGVRSAMSCYEARKRCPDVLFVRPRFEVYRAVSADIRKIMHRLTPLVEPLSLDEAYLDVTGLNAHKGSATLMANWLRAQILEQTGLTASAGVSFNKMLAKIASDLNKPNGTAIITPDEAEAFISSLPIERFHGIGKATAKRMHALGIKNGADLRRTEATLLVNEFGKRGQFYHDIAHGKDLRPVKAQRQHKSVGSETTFRDNLRADAPLLVQIYEQNDDAFTQLQKKQLIAYTITLKVKYADFSQITRSHTLSTAFTSAESAHYWLDKLFADIPRTLPIRLVGVTYSTLEPATQQLPQLNLFDF is encoded by the coding sequence ATGACTGCAGCCTCCTCCCCCTCTCAGCGCAAAATCATTCATCTAGATATGGATGCTTTTTATGCTAGTGTCGAGCAACGTGATTTTCCTGAGCTACGAGGCAGGCCATTAGTGGTCGGCGGCGATCCTAGTGGTCGCGGGGTGGTCGCGGCGGCTAGCTACGAGGTACGCAAATTTGGTGTACGCTCAGCGATGTCTTGTTATGAGGCGCGTAAGCGTTGTCCGGATGTGTTATTTGTGCGCCCGCGCTTTGAGGTTTATCGCGCGGTTAGTGCCGATATTCGTAAGATTATGCACCGCTTGACGCCGCTAGTAGAGCCTCTATCTCTAGACGAAGCTTATCTCGATGTCACGGGACTTAACGCTCATAAGGGCTCAGCGACTTTGATGGCCAACTGGCTACGCGCGCAAATACTGGAGCAGACGGGTCTTACCGCCTCCGCTGGGGTCTCATTTAATAAAATGCTAGCCAAAATAGCCTCTGATCTTAATAAGCCCAATGGTACTGCTATTATCACTCCAGATGAGGCTGAGGCTTTTATTAGTAGCTTACCGATTGAGCGCTTTCATGGCATTGGTAAAGCGACGGCCAAACGTATGCATGCTTTAGGTATCAAGAATGGTGCTGATTTGCGTCGTACCGAAGCTACGCTACTAGTAAATGAATTTGGTAAACGGGGTCAGTTTTATCATGACATCGCTCACGGCAAGGATTTGCGTCCGGTAAAAGCGCAGCGCCAACATAAATCAGTCGGTTCTGAGACCACTTTTCGCGATAATCTAAGGGCTGATGCGCCTTTACTAGTGCAGATTTATGAGCAAAACGATGACGCTTTTACGCAATTACAAAAAAAGCAGCTTATCGCTTATACCATTACTCTAAAAGTTAAATACGCCGACTTTAGCCAAATCACGCGCTCACATACTTTATCCACCGCCTTTACTAGCGCTGAGTCCGCGCACTACTGGCTCGATAAACTGTTTGCTGATATCCCGCGTACTTTGCCCATCCGTCTAGTAGGCGTCACTTATTCTACTTTAGAGCCTGCCACACAACAGCTACCGCAGCTCAATTTATTTGATTTTTAA
- a CDS encoding SAM-dependent methyltransferase, producing the protein MSQMPNSTLPVDAGFSATDLSASDLTTFDSQADGYPEAYFDALYQGNGDPWQYQTRWYEKRKRDMCLAALPQANYINGVELGCGNGVFSELLAGRCQSLLSIDGNQKAVQLAKQRLVNHSNIKVVQGVIPQVLAETPINNNQSYDLIVISEILYYLPLADIDQVISWIEQSLALSGTLLCCHWRYEIEGFVMTGESVHQHLQQAFNKNSAFTHQSQLVDSDFLLDVWQRSAQTIAMQEQLI; encoded by the coding sequence ATGAGCCAAATGCCTAACTCTACTTTGCCAGTCGATGCTGGTTTCAGCGCTACTGACTTAAGCGCTTCTGATCTAACCACTTTTGATAGTCAGGCTGATGGCTATCCAGAGGCTTATTTTGATGCCTTATATCAAGGTAATGGTGATCCTTGGCAGTATCAAACGCGCTGGTATGAGAAGCGCAAGCGTGATATGTGTTTAGCAGCATTGCCGCAAGCGAATTATATTAATGGCGTTGAATTAGGCTGTGGGAATGGCGTATTTAGTGAATTGTTGGCTGGTCGCTGCCAGAGCCTCTTGAGTATAGATGGTAATCAAAAAGCGGTGCAGCTCGCCAAACAACGCTTAGTAAACCACTCCAACATCAAAGTGGTACAAGGGGTGATTCCTCAAGTTTTAGCGGAGACCCCGATCAATAATAACCAGTCTTATGACTTAATAGTTATTAGTGAGATTTTATATTATTTACCTCTAGCTGATATTGATCAAGTTATCTCTTGGATTGAGCAAAGCCTTGCTTTAAGTGGCACCCTACTTTGCTGTCATTGGCGCTATGAGATTGAAGGCTTTGTGATGACTGGCGAAAGCGTACACCAGCATTTGCAGCAGGCGTTTAATAAAAATTCGGCTTTTACCCATCAAAGCCAACTGGTCGACAGTGATTTTTTATTAGACGTTTGGCAGCGCTCAGCGCAGACCATCGCCATGCAAGAACAACTCATATAA